Proteins from a single region of Hordeum vulgare subsp. vulgare chromosome 6H, MorexV3_pseudomolecules_assembly, whole genome shotgun sequence:
- the LOC123405565 gene encoding uncharacterized protein LOC123405565, producing the protein MRLYSPRRLLQQLEAAKEEFIRGNVGVRGSGRSRVILPKVLESYARDAGLAAQELLRVVESCLPEGLRAAVRQQGRPRGGGVEWRPHNMAFRYALARELVGSPAGVQQAVAPSVA; encoded by the coding sequence ATGCGGCTGTACAGCCCGAGGCGGTTGTTGCAGCAGctggaggcggccaaggaggagTTCATCCGCGGCAACGTGGGCGTGCGCGGGTCGGGGCGCAGCAGGGTGATCCTCCCCAAGGTGCTGGAGTCGTACGCGAGGGACGCCGGGCTGGCGGCGCAGGAGCTGCTGCGCGTGGTGGAGTCGTGCCTCCCGGAGGGCCTCCGGGCGGCGGTGCGGCAGCAGGGGAGGCCGCGCGGCGGCGGCGTGGAGTGGAGGCCGCACAACATGGCCTTCAGGTACGCGCTCGCGCGGGAGCTGGTCGGGTCCCCGGCCGGCGTGCAGCAGGCGGTGGCGCCCTCGGttgcatga